A single Dermacentor albipictus isolate Rhodes 1998 colony chromosome 3, USDA_Dalb.pri_finalv2, whole genome shotgun sequence DNA region contains:
- the LOC135898070 gene encoding hexosaminidase D-like, giving the protein MARAALLAVLLPQVVLAAINVIPPHRLVHLDLKGAPPKASYLITLIPILKSLGATGLLIEYEDSFPFVGEPLHALASPRAYTRQELRAVLDTARDYDLTVVPLINTFDKLEYILKHPQFAKYRESPSVPDTLCPSNPAGVKLIQDILDQILNFHHTRELYYVHIGCGDVAALGLCGRCTARSFEPARRGNSRSGGRFGLYDKYMLYMSYVQLITNYLKEHHGVKTIVWHDTLAKIPNELYQLLPIHLHVEVMVATYRTDLELSGWLNFASRFGDSLWVATSFKDVGEAPVVYPRLKERVKSHVTWTRAMSQWKDHVRFPGVALMGPQRTSHDSPLRELLPTSLPSLAVCLAVVRKSGQLPTVNIGSSPIEQILKCNHTIDLNVDYKMQGVNCKFPGAAIVDELHTLETLKHHLDLLPYLPLCKPSYEKSRDESKECVKNLNSQIVELSSVNLTLRTALQEVYSKDIADEYVTDKIATVMADIKRKQELLDASGSLRNLRSTAGTRYRKTKWPSRSHDDADDRRRPHVQR; this is encoded by the coding sequence ATGGCGAGGGCTGCTCTGCTTGCCGTCCTGCTGCCGCAGGTCGTCCTGGCGGCCATAAACGTGATTCCGCCTCACCGCCTGGTTCACCTGGACTTGAAGGGGGCGCCGCCTAAGGCATCCTACTTGATCACGCTCATCCCCATCCTCAAGAGTCTCGGCGCCACGGGCCTGCTGATCGAATACGAGGACAGTTTCCCGTTCGTCGGCGAGCCGCTGCACGCTCTCGCGTCACCGCGGGCCTACACCCGTCAGGAATTGCGCGCCGTCTTGGACACCGCTAGAGACTACGATCTGACGGTGGTGCCACTCATCAACACCTTCGACAAGCTCGAGTACATTCTCAAGCACCCGCAGTTCGCAAAGTATCGCGAGAGCCCGAGCGTGCCCGACACGCTGTGTCCCTCTAACCCCGCCGGAGTGAAACTCATTCAAGACATCCTGGACCAGATACTGAACTTCCACCACACCAGGGAGCTCTACTATGTGCACATCGGATGCGGAGACGTGGCCGCGCTCGGCCTGTGCGGACGGTGCACCGCGAGGAGCTTCGAGCCTGCCCGGCGGGGCAACTCCCGCTCTGGCGGGCGCTTCGGCCTTTACGACAAGTACATGCTCTACATGTCCTACGTACAGCTCATTACCAACTACCTGAAAGAGCACCACGGCGTCAAGACGATCGTCTGGCACGACACCCTCGCCAAGATCCCCAACGAGCTGTACCAGCTGCTCCCCATTCACCTGCACGTGGAGGTCATGGTAGCCACTTACAGAACAGATTTGGAATTGAGCGGGTGGCTGAACTTCGCATCGCGTTTCGGCGACTCGTTGTGGGTGGCTACCTCGTTCAAGGACGTTGGCGAAGCTCCAGTTGTTTATCCCCGACTCAAGGAGCGTGTAAAAAGTCACGTTACTTGGACTAGGGCCATGAGCCAGTGGAAAGACCACGTCCGTTTTCCGGGCGTTGCCCTGATGGGTCCGCAACGAACGAGTCACGACTCGCCCCTGCGTGAGCTGCTACCCACTAGCTTGCCATCTCTGGCTGTCTGCCTTGCTGTAGTGCGCAAGTCTGGTCAGCTGCCCACCGTCAACATCGGGTCATCGCCGATCGAACAGATCCTAAAGTGCAACCACACTATTGACTTGAACGTTGACTACAAGATGCAGGGTGTGAACTGCAAGTTTCCCGGAGCAGCGATTGTCGACGAGCTGCACACTTTGGAGACGCTGAAACACCACTTGGATCTTCTGCCGTACTTGCCGCTTTGCAAGCCCAGCTACGAGAAGTCCCGCGACGAGAGCAAGGAATGCGTCAAGAATTTGAATTCTCAAATTGTGGAACTTTCATCAGTGAACTTGACCCTCAGAACGGCTCTCCAGGAGGTCTACAGCAAGGACATCGCCGACGAGTATGTGACGGATAAGATCGCTACTGTAATGGCGGACATCAAGCGCAAACAAGAACTCCTGGACGCGTCCGGCTCGCTTCGTAACCTTCGATCAACGGCGGGAACGAGGTACAGGAAAACAAAGTGGCCAAGCAGATCACATGATGATGCTGACGATCGCAGGCGCCCACACGTTCAAAGATGA